In the bacterium SCSIO 12741 genome, CAGTTGGTGAATGATATGCTAACCGAATACAACGCGGCTCAAAAGGGAGCGAATACCGTTCTCCGAGCACTGCTCGAGGTATTTCTCGTTCGCATAGCTCGGGTTTATTCAAGTAAAGAACGAGAGGATCAACCGAGTCATTTGAGCTTTCAGCTTCGCAAACTTGAATCCTTAATTGATATTCATTTCAAGGAAATAAAAAAGCTGAATGATTATGCCGAGCTGATGCACATATCGCCAAAGCACCTCAATACCCTATGCAAAACCGGCCTAAACAAAACAGTGACCAATTTGATTCACGAAAGAACCCTTCTGGAAGCCAAGAGATTGCTTCTATTCACCGACAATTCGGTTACGGAAATCGCTTTCGACTTGGGCTTTTCCGATAAATCTTACTTCATGCGATTTTTTAAAAAACAGGTTGGAATTACCGCCGAAAGCTATCGAATGCAAGAAGACCTGCCTTAGTCCTATTCTAAAACAGGCATTTCAAAACCGGCCTCCACACATCGCTGATATTTTACAGAACTCTCTCCGGGTTCACGATTGATCTCATCCATTAGGCGATTGAAGTCATCTGGATGCACACCGTATTCCCTTTGATTTAGGTATAAGTCCTTCATCAAAGAATCAATGGCCAACTCAACCCTCAAAAGAGGCAAACCGTATTTTGCAGAAACAGAACCAGGGTCTGCTCCTCTTTGCAGCTCTGCCCATGCACTATCCAAGATTGTTTCTCCATGATTCATTTTCCGATCGAATTGGTCTTTAAACTGATCCAATTTTTCGACCCCTTCCTCCCGGCGAGGTTCATATACAATTTTCTCGAAGAAGCTACCCACCATTTGACCACAGAAAGCCATAAAATTCAGCAGGATCAACGCCCACCAAAAGACTTTTTTAAATCGCTTTTCATAGGTAAGTTGACCAAATGGTAGCGAGGCGAATAAAGCTCCCAATAAAAGACTCAATAAGGGAAGAAATAGGACAAATACAGAAAGTGCTGATCGTATGTTTTGTTCAACGGAAAATGGAACATACTCCCCCTTGCTATTGAAACCACCATTTTCATTGAAGAGGATAAAATAGGTAGCATTAAGCAGTGAAAGGGCGATCGCTATTCGGATCCACTTCTTAGGAGATTTAGTTGGAGCAATTGATGGTTCCATGGTTTTACTTTCAGTCAAAAATAGAGAATCCCTTATGGCTTGTTTCCTTTACTTCTGGTCGTTCAGCGCATTGCGGTATTCCATTCCCCACTGGGCTAATTCATCAATGATGGGGGCAATGGTTTTGCCATATTCAGTAATGGAATACTCCACGGTAATAGGCCGGGTGTCCATCACTTTGCGCTGTACCAGTTGATTCAGCTCAAGGTCCTGAAGCTCTTTGGAAAGCATTTTAGTTCCAATTCCCTTTACCTCCCGCAGCAGGTCCATAAAACCGAGTTTTTCGACCTGAATCAGAGTGCCCAAAATTGGAAATTTCCACTTTCCGGATAGCACGCTCATGGCATCGTTGATCGCTTGCATCCGTACCTGACAGACAGGGCTGTTGTTAATGACCACTTCTTTTTTCATGGAGGAGGGATTTAGATAAGTAAGCAAAACTACAAAG is a window encoding:
- a CDS encoding helix-turn-helix transcriptional regulator, with protein sequence MKKEVVINNSPVCQVRMQAINDAMSVLSGKWKFPILGTLIQVEKLGFMDLLREVKGIGTKMLSKELQDLELNQLVQRKVMDTRPITVEYSITEYGKTIAPIIDELAQWGMEYRNALNDQK
- a CDS encoding helix-turn-helix domain-containing protein, with translation MRSKDFEQLPIRSFAGKDRKGEVELFSIEKLMAPQVDGKAHIEAHRHDYYHIMYIKNGIGAHTIDFKQYEIKPQSLFFVSPSQVHSLTVSTDVDGYVVTFTPEFYALDSTLQRLLDYPFFHSMNNEPVVYLSHDFAPLQQLVNDMLTEYNAAQKGANTVLRALLEVFLVRIARVYSSKEREDQPSHLSFQLRKLESLIDIHFKEIKKLNDYAELMHISPKHLNTLCKTGLNKTVTNLIHERTLLEAKRLLLFTDNSVTEIAFDLGFSDKSYFMRFFKKQVGITAESYRMQEDLP